One Ochotona princeps isolate mOchPri1 chromosome 7, mOchPri1.hap1, whole genome shotgun sequence genomic window carries:
- the NAA11 gene encoding N-alpha-acetyltransferase 11 translates to MNIRNARPDDLMNMQHCNLLCLPENYQMKYYLYHGLSWPQLSYIAEDEDGKIVGYVLAKMEEDPDDVPHGHITSLAVKRSHRRLGLAQKLMNQASRAMVESFGARYVSLHVRKSNRAALHLYADTLGFQVSEVEPKYYADGEDAYAMKRDLSHMAYGLKSRQPEPGEQGGFWGMSSPLCPGSQDACPPVSTATTAADASGNQEPSHNNAEDSGFTS, encoded by the coding sequence ATGAACATTCGTAATGCCCGACCCGACGACCTGATGAACATGCAGCACTGCAACCTGTTGTGCCTGCCTGAGAACTACCAGATGAAGTACTACCTCTACCACGGCCTGTCCTGGCCCCAGCTCTCCTACATCGCCGAGGACGAGGACGGCAAGATCGTGGGCTACGTGCtggccaagatggaggaggacCCGGACGACGTGCCGCACGGGCACATCACCTCGCTGGCCGTCAAGCGTTCGCACCGGCGCCTCGGCCTGGCGCAGAAGCTTATGAACCAGGCCTCCCGCGCCATGGTCGAGAGCTTCGGCGCCAGGTACGTGTCCCTGCACGTCAGGAAGAGCAACCGCGCCGCCCTGCACCTCTACGCCGACACCCTGGGCTTCCAGGTCAGCGAGGTGGAGCCCAAGTACTACGCGGATGGGGAGGACGCCTATGCCATGAAGCGGGACCTTTCGCACATGGCCTACGGATTGAAATCGCGGCAGCCCGAGCCCGGTGAGCAGGGCGGGTTTTGGGGGATGAGCTCCCCATTGTGCCCTGGCTCCCAGGATGCCTGCCCGCCGGTGAGCACGGCCACGACTGCTGCAGACGCCAGTGGCAACCAGGAGCCCAGCCACAACAATGCAGAAgactctgggttcacctcctag